The Zetaproteobacteria bacterium genomic sequence GCGGAGCTGATCCACCACATCTTCCCCCACCCCACCCTCTCCGAGATGATCCACGAAGCGGTGCTCGACGCCGAGGGGCGCTCCATCCACCAGTAAAGCCCCCTCCCCCTCCGCGGCCGAGCGGAGAGGGACCATCCCCCCCCTTCCTACGGTGAATCGACGTCGAACAGAGCGGCGGCGATCCGCTCCACATCGAGCGACGGCAGGCAGACGAAGCGATCGCAACGGCGACGGAAACAGGGACCGCACGGTACCTCGGACACCACATGGCGATCGGCAGTACCCAGTGCGCCCATCCGCTGCGGCGCGGTCGGCCCCCAGAAGGTGACCGTGCGGCAACCCACCGCCGAGGCGAGATGGCTCACCCCGGAGTCGGGGCCGACATAGCCGCGGGAGCGCGCCAGCAGCCCGGCCAGCTGCGCGATCGGCAGCCGTTCGTCCGCCGCCCGCACCCCGGTGATCCCCTGCGCCACCGCCTCCGCCCGCAGCTGCTCCTCCCGACCACCCCACAACACCACCACCGGCGCCCGCGCGGCGAGCAGCGGCAGCAGCCGGCGCCAGCCCCCATCGGGCAGCCGCTTGGTGGCGTAGCTGCCGCCGATATGGCACAGGATGAAGTGCCGCGGCAGCCGCCAGCGCCGCACCACCTCCTCCCCGGCGGCGCGCAGCGCATCGATGCCGTGCAGCCGCGGCGGGCGATAGGGCAAAGGCTCCTCCGGCACCCGATCCGGAGCGGGGCAAAACGGCGCGGCGGCGATGCGACGGTAGCACTGCACCACATGGCGCTCCTCCGGATGGAAGGCGACCGGCCGAACCAGCAGGCGGTTGGGCCACTCCGGGCTCTGGCGGCGGTCGAAGCCCCAGGCCGGCGCCCCGACGGCGCGCGCCATCAACCCCGACTTGATCAACCCCTGCAGCTCGAGCACGCCGTCGAAGCGCTCGGCCCGCAGCGCCCGCGCGCAGCCCCATGCCCGCCGCCAGCCGCCCCGTCCCTTCATCCGCACGATGTGCGGCCGCACCTCCGGCGGCAACAACTCGGCGACGAAGCCGTAGCGGGCATCGATCAGCCAGTGGATCTCCCGCACCTCAGGCCGGGCCAGCAGATCGTCGAGTGCGGGCAGAGCGTGGATGATGTCGCCGAAGGCGGAGAGCTTGATGATCAGGAGCTTCACCCGGCAAGCAGCTCCTCGACGGCTTGCGCCACCTCCTCCGGAGCCAGCGCCGCCATGCAGGGGTGCCCCGCCACCCGACACTCCCGCTGCAGACAGGGCGAGCACTCCGCCGGCCGGTAGAGCAGGCGCACCTGCGGCCCGTCGGGGGCGGTGCGGGCCGGATCGGTGGCGCCGAACAGGGCCACCACCGGCCGGCCGATGCCGGCGGCGACATGCATCAGCCCGGAGTCGTTGCACAGCAACAGCCGACAGGCGGCAAGCAGCCGCAACGCCTGGGCAAGCGTCGTCCGGCCACAGCCGTTCCACCCCTCCGCCCCACGGGGAAGCACCGCCTCGCCGATCGCCCGCTCGGCCGCAGTGCCGAGGATGAGCAGTTGCCGGCCTGCGGCCGCAAGCCTGCGCGCCAGCAGATGGTAGCGCTCCGGCGGATAGCGCTTGGCGCCGCCGAACTGCGCCCCGGGGGCGATGGCCACCACCCGACCGGGATCGAGGCCGTGGCGGCGCAGCAGCGCCTCCCCCTGTTCCACCGCTTCCTGTGGCACGCTCAATGCCACATGCCGGCGGGGAATCGGCAGCCCCATCTGCGCCACCAGATCGAGAAAGTAGTCGCGATGGTGCTCGCGCATCATGTCCAGAGCCGGCCGGGGGGCACGGGTGAGCAACGCCCTGCGCCACTGGCCGCGAAAGCCGATCCGCTCGGGGATGCCGGCGCGCCAGGCCATCCAGGCGACACGGATGCTGTGGGGGAAGAGCACGGCCAGATCGCCGTCGCGCGGCATCGCTTCGGCGGTGGCCACCGCGCCCAGACCGAGCCATGGAGCCAGCTCGGCAAGCCACGGCCGGCCGACCAGCGTCACCCGCGCCGGTGCCAGCCCGGCGACCAATGCCGCCATCGCCGGCTGGGCCATCACCACATCCCCCAGCCAGTTGGGCGGATGGATGACCAGATGGCCGCCCGGCCTCAACCCGCCATCCATGTTTCGATCGCGAAAAGTCCGCCCATGAACTTTTTGCTTGACGGAAAGCGAAAAGTGCGATTTACGCTTTCCTTACAAATCCCTCGCTTGCTTACGCAAGCTCTTGATTTGCGTGACCGTCCTGGTCGCGGATGCCGGCTTCTCATGAAGCCGCCATCCAAGGAGCGCGCAACATCCAGCCCAGCCGGCCGCAGGCGGCGGGATCGCGCCACTGCTGCAGACCGATGGTCATCCCCCGCTGCCCGCCGCGGGGGGCGGCGCGGTAGCTGCCGAAGAGGCGATCCCAACAGGAGAGGTTGAAGCCGAAGTTGCTGTTGTACTCCCCGGCGACCACCGAATGGTGGATGCGATGCATGTCGGGGGTGACCAGCCAGCGGCGCAGCGACCGTTCGATCCGGCCGGGCAGGGCGATGTTGCCGTGGTTGAACATGGCCATGCCGTTGAGCAGCACCTCGAAGCAGAGCACGGCCGTCGCCCCCGCGCCGATGAGCGCGATCGCCGCCACCTTGATCGCCATGGAGAGGAGGATCTCCAGCGGATGGAAGCGCAGCGCGGAGCTGACATCGAGGCGGGGGTCGGTGTGGTGGACGCGGTGCAGCCGCCACAGCAGTGGCAGCCGGTGGAACAGCCGGTGCTGCCAGTAGATCACCAGATCGAGCAGCACCACGGCGAGCAGTCCGGCCAGCCAGCCGGGAAGCGGCACCATGTGGAGCAACCCCCACGGCCAGAGCGCAGCGAAGCCGGCCGCCCCCAGCGGAAAGAGCAGCCGCAGCAGCAGCACATCGAGCGCGAGCAGGGCGAAGTTGCCCGGCCAGCGCACCCGGCGCACCATCGGCTCGCGCCGGCGCGGCGCCCGGTACTCCCACCATCCGATCGTCGCGAGAATGAGGAGGAAACAGCCCGGCCGCACGAAGGCGGCCACCTCAACCGACAGCGGAGTCTCCACCTGGTCCGGGCCGGCGAGGCCGCAGGAGGATCAGCAGAGGGCGCAATCGAGCCGCCGCTCGGAGGGGATTGCCTTCCCTTCCGCGCCGCGCAGGCCGAGCCGGGCGAAGAGCGCCTCGTCGTGGGCCACGTCGGCGTTGTCGGCGGTGAGCAGCTTCTCGCCGTAGAAGATCGAGTTGGCCCCGGCGAGGAAACAGAGCGCCTGCGCCTCGTCGCTCATCGCATGGCGCCCGGCGGAAAGCCGCACTCTGGAGCGCGGCATGGTGATGCGCGCCGCCGCGATGGTGCGGACGAACTCCAGCACATCGAGCGGCTCGGCATCGGCCAGACCGGTCCCGGCGATCGGCACCAGCATGTTGATCGGCACCGACTCGGGATGGGGCGCCATGCGCGCAAGCTGCACGATCAGACCGGCGCGGTGGCGGCGGCTCTCGCCCATGCCGACGATGCCGCCGCAGCAGATGCGCAGGCCGGCGGCGCGGACATGCTTCAGCGTATCGAGCCGGTCCTGATAGCGGCGGGTGGAGATGATGGTGCGGTAGAACTCGGGATCGCTGTCCAGGTTGTGGTTGTAGTAGTCGAGCCCGGCCGCGCGCAACGCCTCGGCCTGCTCGGCGTCGAGCATGCCCAGCGTGGCGCACGCCTCCATACCGAGATCCTTGATCCGACGGATCATCTCCAGTACCCGGGCGAAGGCGCGCCCCTTGGTCGGCGCCCGCCAGGCGGCGCCGATGCAGAAGCGGGTCGCGCCGGCCTCCCTGGCCCGGCGGGCGGCGGCCACCACCTCCTCCACCCCCATCAGTCCCCGCGAGGGCACCCCCTGCTCGTTGTGCACACTCTGAGCGCAGTACTTGCAATCCTCCGGGCAACCGCCGCTCTTGACCGAGAGCAGGCTGGAGCGCTGGATCTCGTTGGGGTCGAAGACGGCACGGTGGACCTGCTGCGCCCGGAACAGCAGGTCGTTGAAAGGAAGCTCCATCAGCGCCATCACTTCATCGAGCGACCAGTCGTGGCGCGGCACGGCAGCGTTCATGGTCGGAGCGCAAAACGTCCGTCCGTGGACGTTCTGCCCGGCGAGGATCGAAGAGCGCGCTCTTCGATTCCCTTACAAACCCTTCGCCTGCCTCCTGCGCAAGCTTCGGATTTGCGCGGCCCTCCCTGGCCGCGTTTCAAGGCTCCCCCCTTCCTGCCGCGGCACCCACCAGCGGCGGCACCCCGAAGGCACGCTGCAGGGCGATGATCGGCAGCGCCGAGTTGATGCGACCGTCGGCGACCATGGCCATCGCCTCCTCCACCGCCACCCAGCGGCGGCGGATATCCTCCCCCTCCTCCGGCACGCCCAGATCGTCGCGCGCGGGTCGATCGCGCGCCACCTCGGCGAGAAAGAGGGTGACCTGCTCCGAGCAGGCGCCGGGCGAGGGATACCAGCGCGGCGCGCCCAACCGCCGCAACCGCCCGACCGCATAGCCCGCCTCCTCCAGCGCCTCGCGCCGCGCCGCCTCTTCCGCCGTCTCCCCGGGGTCGATCACGCCGGCGACGATCTCGACCAGCCACGGCCGGTCGCCGCGGGCCATCGGCCCGACGCGGAACTGCTCGAGCAGCAACACCTGCCACGCATCGGGATCGTAGAGCACCACGCCGACCGAATCGCCGCGCTCGAGCAGCTCGCGCCGCACCGACATGGTGCCGCCGTCGAAACAGTCGTGGGTGATGTCGTAGGCATCGACGGTAAACCAACCGCGATAGCGGCACTCACGCCGCACGATAACGCAGTTCATCCTGTTTGCTCTTCGACCACGAACCCCTTGCCGCCGCGCCGCATCCCCACCGGGCCGGTGCGGGTCATCTCGATGATGCCGATCGGCTTGAGCATGCGCAGGAAGGCGTCGATCTTGCCGCACTTGCCGGTCAACTCGAGTGTGTAGCTCGTCTCGGAGACATCGACCACCTTGGCGCGGAAGACCTCGGCCATGCGCAGCACCTCGGCGCGGGTCTCGTCCCGGGCATGCACCTTGACCAGCACCAGCTCGCGCTCCATGTGGGCCAGACGCGAGATGTCCTCGGTCTTGATCACCGGGATCAGTTTGTTGAGCTGCTTGTTGATCTGCTCGATGATGCGCTCGTCACCACGGGTGACCAGCGTCATCCGGCTCACCGTCTCATCGAGGGTGGGCGCCACGCTCAGGCTCTCGATGTTGTAGCCGCGGGCGGAGAAGAGGCCGGCGATACGGGTGAGCACGCCCGACTCGTTCTCCACCAGGATGGTGATGGTATGTCTCATGAACCCCTCGTCCCGTGTTTCGATCTCAACCGGCCAGCGGCAGCCAGAGCGAAACGGTGGTCCCCTCCCCTTCGGTCGAATCGACCGTCATCACCCCGCCGAGGCGGGCCATGTTCTCCCGCGCGACGGTCAGCCCCAGCCCGTTGCCTTGCGGCTTGGTGGTGAAGAACGGCTGCCAGATCCGCTCCATCAGCCGCCCGGGAATGCCGCAACCGCTATCCGCCACATCGAGGCGGGCCACTCTTCCCCGACCGCGCAGCGGCTCGGGCACCGCCGACTCCTCCTCCGGCCCGAACGAGACGGCGATGCGGGGCCGCTCGCAGCCGGCCAGGGCGTCGACCGCATTGTCGGCCACCGCGGTCAAGACCTGCTTGAGCAGCGCGACGTCTCCGCGCATCGGATAGTGACCCGGCTGGAGCTGGAGCTGCAGCTCCACCCCCTCGGGCAGCTGCGAGCGCACCTCCTTGCACCACTCCTTGACGAAGGGGAAGAGCGGCAGCACGCCGGAACCGTCCTCCTCCCCACGGGCATAGACCACCAACCCCTGGATGATCGCGGTCGCCTCCTCCAGCGCCTCCTCCAAGGTCGCCAGCCGCCGCATCGCCTTCGGATCCTCCCGCACCGCCTTGCGCAGCAGGTAGGCGTTGCCCACCATGCCGGAGAGAAGGTTGTTGAAATCATGGGAGATTCCCGCGACCATGGTGCGCATCGCCTCGTGCTTCTTGCGCTCCTGCAGATCGTGGTTGGCCAGCTCGTAGTCGGTGATGTCCTCCATGGTCAGCACCGCATGCAGGATGCGCCGCCCCTTGCGCAGACGAACCGGTGCGGCGCTGATCGAGGCGGGAAAACGGCTCTCATCAGGCCGGATCACCACCACCCGACCGCGCCACGGCTCGCCGCTGGAGATCGCCCGCATCACCTCGCGATGGAGCTGCTCCCCCCTGGTCGGTGCGCAGGATCTCAGTCAAGAGCTGCCCCTTGACGGAGGGGATCTCCAGCTGCGCCAAGCGATAGAACATCGGATTGGCGTACTCCAGCCGCCCGCGATGATCGACCACCAGGATCGCCTCGGCGGCGTTGTCCATCCCCGCCGCCAGCATCATGTTGATCCGGTCGCTCTCCCGCCGCAGCCGCACGGTGCGCCTGAGCTTGACGTTGGCCTGTTGCAGCCCCCGCAGGTTGGCGATGTGGTCGGTGCGGTCGACCACCGAGAAGAGCGCCATGGTGGCGCCGTCGACGGGGAGCGGGCAGACCACCGTGTCCTGCTGGCGGAACTCCCCCGGCTCCTTGCCGGGGCAGGGAATGATGTAGTGGTGGATCGCGGCGGAGAAGGTGACCGGAGAACCGCGAGCGATCACTGCCTCCACCGGTCGGCGGTAGCGATCATCCTCCAGCTTGGGGGCCAGCGCGATCAGCGGCCGCCCGACCGCATCGGAGGGGTCGATCCCGCTCCAGCGGGCGATCACGCTGTTCCAGTGGCGCACCACCAGCCCGGCGTCGGCCACCACCACACCCTCCTGAACGTGATCGAACAGGGAGAGATCGACGCTCATCCGGCCGCCTCCTCCAGCCGCGCATCGACCGCGCGCAGGAAGTCCGCATGCGAATGGAGCGCGAACATCACGACGATCAGCCCCTCCATCTCGGTGCGGGAGAGCGACAGCCGGGCACGCGCTACCAGAAAGGCGGTGTCGCCGTCATCGATCAGCCCTTCGGGGCCGCCATGCAGGAAGCGCGGCACCTGATAGCGTACCTCCATCCCCAGGATGTTGGCCAGCGTCCCCATCACCCCGTTCATCAACACGTTGCCCACCTCGATCAACACCGACTCGCCGATCGTGTCCAGCCGGGCGTCGGCCTCGTCGCCAGCATCCCCGTCGCCCAGCATCGAGGCGAGCAGATGGGCCGAACGGGGGGTGAAGGCGAGTGCCGCGCTTCCATCCATGTCGCCGGAGAAGGGCATCTGGACGACCACCAGCCGTGGCTCCTCCATGGTCTGTTGCATCCAGGAGAGCGCCTCGGTGCCGCTGCGGCAGAGGCGCAGCTCCGGTACCTGCAACCGCACCCGGCGGCGCACGAAGTCGTTGAGCGTCGCCGCCGCATGGCCGGCGCCGATGTTGAAGAGCTCGCAGATAAAATCACGCTGCTCCTCGCTCAGCATCATGATCCGTCCCCCTCCCCGCTCTCCAGTGCGCGATCGACCGCGGCCAACAACGGCCCCTCTTTCGGCGGCTTGTTGAGAAAATCGACCGCCCCCAGATCGAGGCAGCCACGACGCACCGACTCCTGAATGTCGGCGGTCAGCACGATCACCGGCAGCCGGCTGCCCTGCTTCTTGAGCCGACCGAGCACGCTGATGCCGTCACGCTCCGGCATAACCAGATCGAGCAGCAGCAGATCGGGCTGAACCCCATCGAGCCGGCGCAGACAGTCATCGCCATTGACCGCCTCCTCCACCGAGTGGCCGCCCCGCTCGAGGATGGAACGGATCAGCCGCCGCATGTAGGCCGAATCCTCGGCAATCAGTATCCGGGCCATCTTCCCTCCGCCTCAGTCAGCGCACCAGCTTGACCACCTCGCCGTCGTCCGGCCGCTCCTCCGGATCCATACCGTTGAGCACGGCCAGACGGCGGGCGGTGAACGGCCCGAGCACCATGCCCGAACGCCGGGCCAGCTTCCGCCAGCTGTCGCCATGGCGCCAGTGACAGAGCGTGATCACCGGAACGGCGCCGTCGCGCGAGCGGCTGTAACGGTGGAGCGAGGCGACGATGGTGTCAAACTGCCCCTGCCAGCGCGCCGCCTGATCGCGCGGCGCCCACAAGGCGAGCAACAGCGCCCGGTCGCGCTGCAACCAGACCGAAAGATCGACCCGCGCTTTGCTGACGTGCGGCTGCGACAGATCGGCCTGCACCCGCGCCCAGCGCCACGGACCGCGCACCCCGCTTTGGATCGGCCCGCGTATCCGCCGCTCCGGAACCAGCTTGCGCAAGAGCCCGCGAGCGGTGGTCCGCCGGGCCAGGCTGCGCAGTGTCAGGCGGAAATAGACCGGCTGCCTGCGTACCCGGGCGGTCAGCGCATCACGCCCGTTGTGCAGCACCCACCCTTCGGGGAAGGCGAGCGCCAGCCCCAGTTTGGGATGGATGAAGCGCCGACCGAGGATGGCGCCTTCCCGTGCACTGCCGGAATAGGGGCGCCCCTGAAGCTGCTGCAGCATGGCCAGATGGGAGGCGTGCCGATCCTCTCCGATGCGTGCCGGCACCCGTAGCCGCGCCACCGCCTCGCGGATGCGCTTCTCGGTCTCCGGATGGCTGGCGAAGGCGCCGTGGTAGACCTCGACCTTCTCTCCAGCGTCGCGCCGCTCCTCCCGACGGAGCTGCTCGATCCGTTTGAGCGTCTCCAGCAGCCGCACGGTGGCGCGCGGATCGTAGCCTGCGGCACCGAGGTAGCGGATGGAGAGCTCGTCGGCCTGCAGCTCCTCCTCGCGGCCGTATCCCTGCACCACCGCCAGCGCCAGCATGTCGGTCAACTGCCCCACCCCCTGCGGAACCGGCAACAGGATGGAGGCGATCGCCTTCCCCAGCTGGTAGCTGCGGATCTGGGTATAGCGGGCCACGGCGTGTCGGGCGGTGACGTGGCCGATCTCGTGGCCGAGTACGGCGGCCAGCTCCGACTCGTCGTTGAGGTGGATCAGCAGGCCACGGTGGAGGTAGATGTAGCCGCCGGGAAGGGCGAAGGCGTTGATGGTGTCGTCGTCGATCACGTGGAAGCGGTAGATCAGTTCCGGTCGGTCCGAACTGCGCGCCACCCGTTGCCCCACCCGGTCGACGTAGCGCACCAGCGGATCTTCCGCCGGCAAAAGCGGCAGCGTCTGCTCGAACTTCGCCGCCATCTCGCGGCCGAGCTGCAGCTCCTGCTGCTCGCTCATCAGCACGAACTCGTGCCGCTTGCTCACCGGATTGACCGCGCATCCGGCGGCAAACAGCGCCAGCGACAACGCGACAACGATTCTCACGGGGCAACCTCCAGATCGGTGGGGGCGTGCAGCGAGATGAACCAGCCACCCCGGACGCCGGCGCGAATCTTGCCACGAACCACCACCGGATCACCCCGCTGCACCGGCAAGGGAAAATGGAAGTAGTCGCGAAACTTCTTCGGCACCGTGACATGGAGCGCACCGAGGTAGAAATCGCGTCCGCGCCGGCCGACCCGATCCACCCGCCCGCGCACGAGGCGAAACTGGCCGAGCAACCCCGGGCGCAACTCCCCGGCATCGAGCACCCGCCAGCGCGGATCGGCCCAGATCCCCCGCCCGGCACCTCTGGCACGCCGCTCCAGCCGCAACAGGGCGGCCGCCCAACGCAGGTTGGGCACGAAGGTGTAGACGTGCGCCCACCCCTGGGCCACCATCCAGCCGTTGATCCACGTCCCGTCCCTGGTGTAGACCTGCGCCAGCAACCTGCCATACACGTCGCGCCGCTCGCGGTCGAAGGCCAGCCGAACCACCCGGCCGGTGATGCGCCGGCGCAACGCCTCCCCGGCGGCATCGCCGAGCGGCTGGGCCGGCGCGTCGCGATGGGCCACCTCCGGGGCGTTGATCCCCAGCAGGCGTACCCGCTCGCCGTCGAGGGTGCGGAAGGTGTCCCCGTCGAAGACCTCGGCCACGGTCACCCAACGGCCGCTGCCCACGGTGGAGAGGGTGCCCGCGCAGAGCGGCCGCGGCGACCCCGGTGCCAGGAGCAGAGCCGCCGCGAAAAGCAGCCACGCCGCGGCACCGCGTCGGCGGATCAACGTCTGGGGAGGAAGGCGACGCTCCGGTAGTGGCGCAACTCGGCGATCGACTCGCGCACATCCTCCATCGCACGGTGCCCCTCCGCCTTCTCCGGCACCGCCTCCGGGCCGTACCAGCGGGAGACCAGCTCCTTGACCGTGCTGACGTCGATGATGCGGTAATGGAACCACGCCTCGAGTTCCGGCATGTAACGCCGGAGGAAGCGCCGATCCTGATGTATCGAGTTGCCGCAGAGCGGTGCGCTGCGCCGCTCGGTGTGGGCGGCGACGAACTCCAGCGTCCGCCGCTCCGCATCGGCCAGCGAGACGGTGGATGCGCGCACCCGTTCGGTCAGCCCGGAGGCGCCGTGGTGCGCGCGACACCAGGCATCCATCCCCTCCAGCACCGACTCGGGCTGATGTACCACCAGATCGGGCCCTTCGGCGACGATCTCGAGCTCGTCGTCGGTGATCACGGTGGCGATCTCCAGGATGGTATCCCGCTCCGGATCGAGCCCGGTCATCTCCAGATCCAGCCAGACGAGCTTGCTTCTGGTCGCCGCACCGCTCATGGGGGCAACTGTAGGCTACCGTTCCTGCGGTGGCAATGCGGCCGGGATCGCCATCGTGACCAGGAGCCCGCAAGGGAGGTTGTTGCGGATCTCCAGCCTGCCACCGCAGCGTTCGAGCTCTTCCGCCACGATGGCCAGCCCCAATCCATGGCCTCCGCCGGCACGGCTGCCGTCCAGGGTGAAGAAGCGCTCGGTCAGCCGGGGGATCTTCTCGCCGGGCACCCCGCAGCCGACGTCGGCGACCGACAACACGACCCCTCCATCGGTCGCATGCAACCGGATGGTCACCACACTGCCCTCGGGGGCGTGGCGGATGGCGTTCTCCACCACGTTGAAGAGCACGCGGTCGCAGGCATCCCCGGCCATGGCCACCCGTTCGGGCAGCCCGTCCGAACACTCCAGCCGCAACCGCACTCCGCGCGTTCCGGCGTAGTCCCGCGCCTCCTCCACCACCTGCTCTGCCACGGCCCGCGGGTCGCACACTCCGCCCCGCCGCCCCCCCTGGCCGGCGCGGGCCAGCTCCAGCAAGCCGTCGAGCAGCCGGTTGACCCGGCGCGCCGCCCGCCGGATCGCCGCGATCGACTCCGTGCGCACCTCGGGAATCTCCCCCATCGCCGCCAGGGTGTCGCTGTAGCCGATCAGACTGGTCAACGGAGTCTTGAGATCGTGCATCAGGTTGACGAAGAGCCGCTCCCGCTGCTCCTGCTGCCGCAGCGACTCGCTGATGTCGTTGCCCAGAAGCAGTGCC encodes the following:
- a CDS encoding lipopolysaccharide heptosyltransferase family protein, with the protein product MKLLIIKLSAFGDIIHALPALDDLLARPEVREIHWLIDARYGFVAELLPPEVRPHIVRMKGRGGWRRAWGCARALRAERFDGVLELQGLIKSGLMARAVGAPAWGFDRRQSPEWPNRLLVRPVAFHPEERHVVQCYRRIAAAPFCPAPDRVPEEPLPYRPPRLHGIDALRAAGEEVVRRWRLPRHFILCHIGGSYATKRLPDGGWRRLLPLLAARAPVVVLWGGREEQLRAEAVAQGITGVRAADERLPIAQLAGLLARSRGYVGPDSGVSHLASAVGCRTVTFWGPTAPQRMGALGTADRHVVSEVPCGPCFRRRCDRFVCLPSLDVERIAAALFDVDSP
- the waaF gene encoding lipopolysaccharide heptosyltransferase II, whose protein sequence is MDGGLRPGGHLVIHPPNWLGDVVMAQPAMAALVAGLAPARVTLVGRPWLAELAPWLGLGAVATAEAMPRDGDLAVLFPHSIRVAWMAWRAGIPERIGFRGQWRRALLTRAPRPALDMMREHHRDYFLDLVAQMGLPIPRRHVALSVPQEAVEQGEALLRRHGLDPGRVVAIAPGAQFGGAKRYPPERYHLLARRLAAAGRQLLILGTAAERAIGEAVLPRGAEGWNGCGRTTLAQALRLLAACRLLLCNDSGLMHVAAGIGRPVVALFGATDPARTAPDGPQVRLLYRPAECSPCLQRECRVAGHPCMAALAPEEVAQAVEELLAG
- a CDS encoding sterol desaturase family protein; translation: MVRRVRWPGNFALLALDVLLLRLLFPLGAAGFAALWPWGLLHMVPLPGWLAGLLAVVLLDLVIYWQHRLFHRLPLLWRLHRVHHTDPRLDVSSALRFHPLEILLSMAIKVAAIALIGAGATAVLCFEVLLNGMAMFNHGNIALPGRIERSLRRWLVTPDMHRIHHSVVAGEYNSNFGFNLSCWDRLFGSYRAAPRGGQRGMTIGLQQWRDPAACGRLGWMLRAPWMAAS
- the bioB gene encoding biotin synthase BioB: MNAAVPRHDWSLDEVMALMELPFNDLLFRAQQVHRAVFDPNEIQRSSLLSVKSGGCPEDCKYCAQSVHNEQGVPSRGLMGVEEVVAAARRAREAGATRFCIGAAWRAPTKGRAFARVLEMIRRIKDLGMEACATLGMLDAEQAEALRAAGLDYYNHNLDSDPEFYRTIISTRRYQDRLDTLKHVRAAGLRICCGGIVGMGESRRHRAGLIVQLARMAPHPESVPINMLVPIAGTGLADAEPLDVLEFVRTIAAARITMPRSRVRLSAGRHAMSDEAQALCFLAGANSIFYGEKLLTADNADVAHDEALFARLGLRGAEGKAIPSERRLDCALC
- a CDS encoding NUDIX hydrolase, which produces MNCVIVRRECRYRGWFTVDAYDITHDCFDGGTMSVRRELLERGDSVGVVLYDPDAWQVLLLEQFRVGPMARGDRPWLVEIVAGVIDPGETAEEAARREALEEAGYAVGRLRRLGAPRWYPSPGACSEQVTLFLAEVARDRPARDDLGVPEEGEDIRRRWVAVEEAMAMVADGRINSALPIIALQRAFGVPPLVGAAAGRGEP
- the ilvN gene encoding acetolactate synthase small subunit; amino-acid sequence: MRHTITILVENESGVLTRIAGLFSARGYNIESLSVAPTLDETVSRMTLVTRGDERIIEQINKQLNKLIPVIKTEDISRLAHMERELVLVKVHARDETRAEVLRMAEVFRAKVVDVSETSYTLELTGKCGKIDAFLRMLKPIGIIEMTRTGPVGMRRGGKGFVVEEQTG
- a CDS encoding sensor histidine kinase, coding for MRAISSGEPWRGRVVVIRPDESRFPASISAAPVRLRKGRRILHAVLTMEDITDYELANHDLQERKKHEAMRTMVAGISHDFNNLLSGMVGNAYLLRKAVREDPKAMRRLATLEEALEEATAIIQGLVVYARGEEDGSGVLPLFPFVKEWCKEVRSQLPEGVELQLQLQPGHYPMRGDVALLKQVLTAVADNAVDALAGCERPRIAVSFGPEEESAVPEPLRGRGRVARLDVADSGCGIPGRLMERIWQPFFTTKPQGNGLGLTVARENMARLGGVMTVDSTEGEGTTVSLWLPLAG
- a CDS encoding PAS domain-containing protein, translated to MSVDLSLFDHVQEGVVVADAGLVVRHWNSVIARWSGIDPSDAVGRPLIALAPKLEDDRYRRPVEAVIARGSPVTFSAAIHHYIIPCPGKEPGEFRQQDTVVCPLPVDGATMALFSVVDRTDHIANLRGLQQANVKLRRTVRLRRESDRINMMLAAGMDNAAEAILVVDHRGRLEYANPMFYRLAQLEIPSVKGQLLTEILRTDQGGAAPSRGDAGDLQRRAVARSGGGDPA
- a CDS encoding response regulator, translating into MARILIAEDSAYMRRLIRSILERGGHSVEEAVNGDDCLRRLDGVQPDLLLLDLVMPERDGISVLGRLKKQGSRLPVIVLTADIQESVRRGCLDLGAVDFLNKPPKEGPLLAAVDRALESGEGDGS
- a CDS encoding nuclease; translated protein: MLFAAALLLAPGSPRPLCAGTLSTVGSGRWVTVAEVFDGDTFRTLDGERVRLLGINAPEVAHRDAPAQPLGDAAGEALRRRITGRVVRLAFDRERRDVYGRLLAQVYTRDGTWINGWMVAQGWAHVYTFVPNLRWAAALLRLERRARGAGRGIWADPRWRVLDAGELRPGLLGQFRLVRGRVDRVGRRGRDFYLGALHVTVPKKFRDYFHFPLPVQRGDPVVVRGKIRAGVRGGWFISLHAPTDLEVAP
- a CDS encoding oligoribonuclease; this translates as MSGAATRSKLVWLDLEMTGLDPERDTILEIATVITDDELEIVAEGPDLVVHQPESVLEGMDAWCRAHHGASGLTERVRASTVSLADAERRTLEFVAAHTERRSAPLCGNSIHQDRRFLRRYMPELEAWFHYRIIDVSTVKELVSRWYGPEAVPEKAEGHRAMEDVRESIAELRHYRSVAFLPRR